From the genome of Dermacentor andersoni chromosome 3, qqDerAnde1_hic_scaffold, whole genome shotgun sequence:
gacagcgtctctgcggaagagacgtgttgaacagtacgggtttttcggcatactgatgcaaaatggcccaacgtgtggcaggcgttgcaccgccggtttctTGCGgggcaattcctgtacgttgcaatatgcttcgtgctgccacaccggtcgcatgcaccacggttcccagaggagccatgtgcgaaatgtcggccctcttggcggcttctcggaagaagtcggtcgtctcggcggcttctcggaagaagtcggtcgtctcggcggcttctcggaagaagtcggtcgtctcggcggcttctcggatgaagtcggtcgtctcggcccgtcgacggaacgccaagttgagttGCCTCgattcttcgaacattttcggagccgaacgcgcggttcgctcgatgcaaggcttctaacgagcgtccaatttcttctgccttgtccagggacagggtttcgccatgagccagcaacttttcacgaacgctgacgttcgctaccccatgtataatttggtctcggacgcgctcgccataggttgtgccgaagttgcactgtaccgccttctccttcaatgcggtcacgaattccaggaatccttctccctcgaactgccttcgactggtgaattcgtgcctctccgccagaacatttgttgacgcggcgaacagccggtcaagccgctgcaagagtttctggaactctgacgctggcgggaccgcatcacttgacgatgacgctgcgccggttaactgccttgctgcttcctgctcctcgtctgcaaagtacttccgttgtccctcacgcccgagagcgctgacgagcgcggacgctcgtcgtgcgtccgtccagtcgccaccgccggccgcttcgaggtgggcctgaaaaaatttttttccatcgataccatggaattaacggtggcccgggcacttcaagaaagactggaaggttcgccgtaaaagaagccatgcccggtagcgtgcaggagacagtgcaggaggcaagccggagctcgcagcaggaatgggccaggaagaacaaagggggcgagtaggcctaggctcggaagcctcgcgacgccaagtgcgtcggcggcgtttgcctgccgtgcggacacgggaagggtcgcttcagttacgaagctcgttggtgtcccggggcttcggtcggaaccgctgcgggaatcccatcctcgtcgccaaaagatgttgtgtcggcagcggcaggcaagcggggggccccgatgggcgaacgcgcggctagcgccggcgcagtgaaggagacacggagctaactgctcccgatgaaaaccggaacgaagactcagccgacccgcggccgtttattattaaaaaggactcacacgccagatgatacctcccgattggtccaagctcgtcacatgacagaaggggggtgcgccatctagctaaacaactacaaaacatacatgtacgatgacacagagatctgacagggggcgatgcTATACTACACAAGGTTTATTTCAagtcaattttattattattatcattatttgccTTGCAGGGTTATTAGGCATGACCTATTGAGaacattatgaaaataatatgagCGCCGTTTCATCGTACCGTAGTGCGTCCTGGGCACGTTCACGGCTTGCGTCAATTAGACCAAGTCGTTGATGGGCTTCAAGTTGAGGTGCACTTCTGAATGCGGGGGTTAAGGCCTCTATTCTGCTGTGAACCTCGGTCTCGTATATAGCATATTGGTCGCACACAGTGAAAGTGGGGGAAGTAGGGGCACACTTGCTAGTAAATTCACTTTGCAGTTAAGAAGGAACATGATTCAAATGATCCAACATACGAATCTGGCATTCTCCGGCCTAATACAACTTCTGTAGAAACCTATACGCACGAGCTAATGGAATTGCTCCCTAGAGCACCCTGCCGAGAGAGCCAAGTCATTGTTCATCCGCAGAGCTGGCGAGAACGAGCCAGGAGTGAAGCGACCTGATCTGGCACAACCTGCGAGGCATCTTCCATGGCCCAGCAGGGTGGCAGCGTCAAGGCGTTCCTTGGTGCCGCTGCGCCCGTGTACCTGGCACCGCTGCTGTTACTCAAGAACCTGGTACTCTGCATATTACATACACAGCGGGGGCTATGATGAATTTTCGCGTCACTCAAAATGGGGTGCTATAACCTAAAACCatccaaactttcctattccaatcCTGCAATCATCCCTCCGCGATAGGTGAAAACCATTTTTGGACCACCaacacttcacctgtctgtcacgcgagttcacgaaaaccgcgatagctccccatctggtatgagatgtacacactgattgtgcCTGATTCGACGGAACgcaagaaaaatagttattttcgATTCGACGCCTTTCcatcattagccctcggctattggtcaaaagttttcgtgctgcaccctcttcacctgcctgacacgcgacgtcacaaaaccgcaaaaactcgccgcgtcaaattgacgtggacgcgttaaggatgcattaacatgccgaacaaaactgcactttcttctgaatagccgcaggctgccgcgttccgaaaggaataaaagatggctaacgccgatcgctcaggcacaggctactcgcacctgccggagagcatggtttTATTTGCGTATATTAAATTCTttggcgtggccgtgtaacgtttccgagcactttcggcacgtttacgacctagttctgccaactcttctttgctgaggatccgttttagcgtcatgtgaagcttccgttgcatgccgccgcgatcgtCGACCAGCCACCagaagctaagtaagggaaagcaaaCCAATTGCAGACGtcggcaccgccctcttcatctggttatcgattttcagttcattggctcagccccatcgaatccctctgcacttcagcgtgctcctggcctcttgtgtgccaattagataagacaagccgctcagtgtaggcactGTTATCCGCTTTTCTAGCAAAtaaaagtaacctcctatgaacaaggagagcgtttgatttgtcCGTTGAGACAACCCCGCTGGTCACTGCCCTATGCTTgcctcggcggttacgcaaattcgacgtcaggagctTAGAATAAAAAGATGTTGGAATAGTTATACGTTATATAGCCCATGATCTACTGCGAAGGCCGTCACTTTTGTGTGACAAAAGGTGAAAATTAACTGATTAATGCGGTGTAAATAGCCTAACTTCTATAAAGGTTGTGTTCAAACACTCGCCATATATGGGTAAATAGAGATCGAAGCGGCCACCTGCCCATTAAATCTCGCTCCAGTGCTGACTAATCCGGGAAAGTGTGGAGTTTCAAGAAGAGCGCTTTCAAGTTAAGAAGGCTGCACACTTTGGTTCGTCTAAACAACGTGGTGGCTTAGCCGCTTGCTCAGACGCTCGGCGGAAAGTTGCCTTGCGAGCTCAGAAAAGTAGTCAGGCTTTGCTTTGAACTTGAAGTAAACCACGTTGCGTCTTTCTCGAATTGGCACGTGGAAAGTGTTCCGTATAGCGTTGATATTCATTTTTCTCAGCTGCTTTTGTGGAACCGACGTGGGTCAAATTCGAAATACAATCCTTTACGTGGGATTGAAGCTGCTTTATCAGACGTCATATTACACCTGTATAAATGCAGGCCACAATGGACACCCACCCAAAGGCTACGAGGAAGGCCGTGATGAAGGGCTCCAGGTTAATGCAGACAGTTGGCACGTGGTTTGTCTAGCCTTGtcctagtaaaaaagaaagcataaaagcTGATATCCACGAGATTCGACAAGTCGGCTTCGCGACGTCTAAGGAAATCCAGATTGAAAGAATAGTGGAACGCTTGATTGCTGAGTGTAATGCTTTACATATTTATAAATAAGCTACATAAATCTATTTTGAAAGaagtgttagaaatgtgtttaagaGGAAACCATGGCTGAACCTGTTGCGGGGCCTATTATTAGCGATGGCTGCCAGATTTTGGCAATGATCAGTTACGAACAACTGGGTTTCTTAACTCGGGCGAAGGTTCGCACAACTTGCTTTTCTTAGATGAATGGCAGCCAACCTCCACACTGTCACGAATCGATTGCCCTCATTCCGTTTTTCATGCCGGTAGCACGCTATATAATAAAATGTTTTGCACGTCATTTACTTTTACATCGTATATAGGGTGTCCTCCGTTACTTGAACCAAAGTATAAAAATAGGCAAATGCCACGTTGCCAGAGAgacccaaggtaatgtttgccgtcgcttggagataatcagattattttttgcatcccacctaattagataattaggtTAAAAAACTAATAAACTTCACAAATACATAATTAGTGGAAAAGCGtaaatgaggaaattgtagagcggcatgaaaaactcccgataacgATTGCTGCTCCTCAGTACGTGACAAAGTATTTCAGAGATGGGgaacccgcgaatacacgcaaagtgcctggtGTGGTCAGTCTCGCGGCAGTTTatcgtgtattcgtgggcttgtAATTGACActtttttctaattttgatatttgagaagttgtaTAATTAAAACTAATGCAATTAGGCAGAGTGGAAGAAAAACTATCTTCAAGCAACGCCAAACAACAATACATTGATTCGGTCCggctacgtggaatttgcatattttaaaactttGCTGAAGTTACAAGGGACACCCGGTATATCCGGTGCTATTACTTCAGGATATAACCTCGATTAACTCGAAAACTGTTCTGAGAAGAAACTAAAAATAGATTTGTAACATTAGCTGTATAGGCACACGAGCCTTATAAAAGTTACGGCTGCTGCGCAAAAAAGCTCAACTTATTGCTAACGGATTTCGTCTGCGCTTGGTCACTCCTCGGCTGAAAAAGGTGCACCTTTGTAAAGTGTTAAAGATAACATCATGCGAGCGCCATGGCAGCCTTGTAGCGACAAGAGGTACTCCTGAAGCCAACAGTGCTGCAGAGTTCCTTCGTGTGTCAAAATCGTCCTCTGCGTCCCCACATCCCGCCGCCTATCGCTGCTGCAGGGCCACTTATGCGCCCTGCTGTTGACGCTCGCGTGATATTATCAGGAAAAGTATAAAAGATGTACACACGTGTTGAAGCCCTTGCACTCGCGCAACAAAAGTGGCGTGAAGTCTGTGTGGCGCTGATTGGTGCTCCCAATGCACGTGAGACCGACGCCTCCGCCTGGTGAAACCTACCAACTCTCTGCACCCAATGCAGGCGTTGCCATGTGCCGTGCTCCTGGTGGTGATTTTCACAGTCTTGGAGACACTGCCGCTGCCCATTGTGTCCCTCGTACCATGGGTAGCCACCGTCTTACTCGGCCGCTCCACGTCAGGCTACGAGGACGTGCTCGACCTCAGCGGCGCGGTGAGCCCAAATGGCTAACACTATCAGCCAGAAACTGCAATGGTCTATTAATATAAAGTTACACAATTTTATCCAAAGCCGGTTCAGACTATATTATAAGACATTTAGGTTGGTGGAATGATCGTTCTGGAATTTTTTAGTGAGTTTTCATAGTCTTATAGTTACGAGGTAAATTAATCTTAATTTGTTGCGTAGCCACTCATGTTGCGTTCCTTTTGCTCAAACGCGCAAACACGTTGACTTAGGGATTGGTGGCGGggctactattttttttttttttttttacaattgtaAGCTTTGGATGGTGAGACACAGTGTGCCTAGAATTGAGCCCAATCCGCGCTACCGGGAACGAAGATTAAAGGTTCGCATTCCCGGGAGCCTTGCAACTTTTGATAGTAGACTGCACATATACAGCGTCCCATATTGACATTGAGTGAAACCGGGTGAACCTAATGAAGCCGTATGAAATGGTATGGTTCATACCAAGTGAAACCAAACGAAACCGTATGGGTTCCCATAACCTCGTTCGTGCCTCTGTCTTCTTGCAAGACAATCGCTTAATCTATTTTGACAATGATTTTGCGTATGCTCAGGAACTGGTGCCACTGGCGGGCTTCCTGATTGTGTACGTGCTGGCGGACTCGACGCGGCTGTGGACGAAGCTGTCGGTGCTTCTTCTCCGGTGGCAGGGCGTGCGCGTGGGACCGCTGTTTGCGTCGCTCATGTCTGTTGCCTTCTTGGCGTCACTTGTGCTGCCGTCGACGTTCGTCACTCTCCTGCTGGCGGCCTTCGTCTGTCGGCATATGGAGCATATACAGGCACGTCAAGCCAACAGAGGATGAAACGTGGAAACCCTTGGGGGGAATTTAAACTGTTCTGTATAACAGAAACCTGCAAATATTAGACAAATTGTAAATGTAAGTGGGCGAAAACGCCAACCTGCCGCCAGTACGGTGCCTGGCACGTGTACAGTGCTCTGTGATACAGCTACCGCTGCAGCCCCATGGCCGTCTACTTTCTCGAACAATTGTGAGCGTCTACTAGGTCTATCCGTGAGAGAGTTAGCTATAGTGTCACTTGTGGCCCGGTGATGGATGTGGAATGTCCTTTTAACTGCAGGCGTCACGCAATATTGAACTTAGAAGCACGCAGCTGGCCAATGAACCCCCTTTGGCTATCTCACAGTGTCAAGGCTGCCCAAGCGATTACCCTCGCTGTGCGCTGAGAGCTAGAAAAGAACCAATAGACTCTAGCCTTCAGTTCTTGCGCTTCTCGCTCATAAATGCACCTGTCATTTGTAaaatatctgtctgtctgtctgtctgtctgtctgtctgtctgtctgtctgtctgtctgtctgtctgtctgtctgtctgtctgtctgtctctgtctgtctgtctgtctgtctgtctgtctgtctgtcggtccgtccgtccgtccgtccgtccgtccgtccgtccgtctgtctgtctgtccgtctgtctgtctgtctgtctgtctgtctgtctgtctgtctgtctgtctgtctgtctgtctgtctgtctgtctgtctgtctgtctgtctctgtctgtctgtctgtctgtctgtctgtctgtctgtctgtctgtctgtcggtccgtccatccgtccgtccgtccgtccgtccgtccgtccgtccgtctgtctgtctgtccgtctgtctgtctgtctgtctgtctgtctgtctgtctgtctgtctgtctgtctgtctgtctgtctgtctgtctgtctgtctgtctgtctgtctgtctgtctgtctgtctgttgaaAGTTGCTCTCAGATTAGTTTCTTGTTCCTGCACCAGTGCAGGAAGACGTAGCAGTACTGGAGGCACGCGGGGAAATGCGCTCTGCGCATCCCCCACGACAGGCACCACCAGCGAGCAAGGCCAGGGACGAGCGCCTGAAGCCGCGCGCGCCGCGCTTTGCTACCCCACGGTCTCCCTCGAGCAGGAGCGCCTCTAGGAGGGCGAGTCAATCCCTGCCGGTGCCCGAGAGGGGACCGTCAGGTCCTCTGGTCCGGGTCGACGACATTGTCAGGCAGCTAGTGACGGCGATTCGCTCAGCGTGCATCGACTCCCCCAGGCTCCAACTTCTGCGATCTAAAAGACGCTCCCTGACCGACCATTCGGTCGACATGCCTACCTCAACCAACTCTGTCGCGATTCACGGTAGCACCATCTCGGCAACGGCGAGGATGTCGCCGCAGCAGGCAAGCCTGGATACCATATTTGACGGATTATAGCCCCCTGAGCTGAAAATCATTCCTTAGTCAAGCACACATTAAAGTCCTCAGTTTCTAATTACAATTTCATatgagtttcttttctttttttggtaaaGATTTCCACAGCCATTACAAAGTCCGTTTTGCATTGCTGGTTTCACCAGTATGCAGTCCATTTTTTCAGGGTAAAATGCACCATACGCTTTCGGGCTTGTGATGTTTTTCAAGCGTGCCTTGTAAAAAGGATTAAATCATGT
Proteins encoded in this window:
- the LOC129386377 gene encoding uncharacterized protein, yielding MQALPCAVLLVVIFTVLETLPLPIVSLVPWVATVLLGRSTSGYEDVLDLSGAELVPLAGFLIVYVLADSTRLWTKLSVLLLRWQGVRVGPLFASLMSVAFLASLVLPSTFVTLLLAAFVCRHMEHIQARQANRG